In the genome of Bradyrhizobium sp. CB3481, the window GCTACACCTATTCCGCACACCCTGTCAGCGCAGCCGTCGGGCTTGCGTGCCTTGACCTCTACGAAAACGGCTTGCTGGAGAACGGCCGGAACGCCGGGCACCGCCTGATGGAAGGCCTTCGCGCGTTGGCCGATCATCCGCTCGTCGGAGATGTCCGCGGTCGTGGCATGCTCGCCGCAATCGAGCTTGTCACCGACAAGGAACGTAAGACGCCCCTGCCGGTGGCGGCCGATCCTGCGCGCCGCATTTTCGACCGCGCATGGGACAACGGCCTCGTCATCCGCGCCTTTGCCCAGGGCGTGCTGGGCTATGCCCCGCCGCTCTGCTGCACGGCTGCGGACATCGATGGCATCATTGAACGGACCAAGACCACGCTCGACCAGACGCTCGAAGACAGTGACGTGCGCGCGGCGATGAAAGGATAATCACCGCTGTTCCTCAGCTACTGAAGATGCTTTCAAGCGGCAGATGGGATTTCACGATGGGGGATTTCAGCACGACAAAGCTGAAGTATTTGTCGATGCCGATATCCATCTCCACGAGGCGTTCCATGACCGCCTGGTATTCGCTGATCCCTGCCGTGATGAATTTTACTAGATAGTCGTACCCACCCGAAACGAGATGGCATTCGACGACGGAATCGATCTTCTCGATCGTCGTGAGAAAGCGAGCGAAATCGATCTGCCGATGATTCTTCAGGGTGATTTCGGCAAACACGGTCAGAGTTTGGCCGAGCTTGGAGACGTCGATCTGGGCGGAATAGCCGGTGATGAACCCCTCTGTCTGGAGCCTCTTGACGCGCATCAGACACGGGCTAGGCGAAAGGTTTATCAGCTCCGAGAGCTCGACGTTGGAAATCCGCCCGTTCTTCTGCAGTTCGCATAAAATCCGGATGTCGATCTTATCGAGCTTCATAGCAGGGCCATGGGATAGGGGCGACAACGGCGTCAAGGCTTTGATGCTTCAGCGTCATTCGCATTGTCATAGCACCAACCGGTATCTTTTCCCACCGGGGCGGACGACTGGATCTTAGAACTCGCTGACCTTGCCCCAGGCGCTCATTTTCAGCCGCTCCGGCCTGTAGGGGCGCGGGTCGACGATCGGTGCGCTACCCGTAATGATGTCGGCGATCATATGTCCCGCGCCGGGACCAATCCCGAAACCGTGACCGCTGAATCCCGCCGCAAGGATGAAGCCTGGAATTGACTCAATCTCACCGATTGCCGGAATGCCGTCCGGCGTACTGTCAATGTAGCCGGCCCAGATGTTTGAGATTGCGACGTCCCGGAGTTTGGGCACCAACTGGCAAGCTCGTTGATGTGTCAGCCGAATCTGCCTCATGTCGGGACGGGGACTAAGTATCCTGTTCAGCTCCATCGGAGTCACCTCATCGAGCGCCCATTTCGCCAAGGTTTCATGGCCTTGCCGAAAGCCTTCGAAGGCCCCAGGGGCAAGACTTCGCCACCGTCGTGCGAACATGGGTAGGAATTCGCGGCCGAACCTTAACTGCTGCGGCGTGGGATCGAATCGCGCGCGCCCGCTGATTGCCAGCGTGTATCCGCCGTTGCCACGCCGCGTGAGCGACGCCAGCGCAGTGTGCAGGGCATCAGGCAGGCCGGCCGCGCCAGGAGCCACGGCGAGAATGGACTGGCGCACGGACGCCTGTGGGAAGCGAATTCCGAGCTGGTTGCAGAATGAAGAAGCCCACGCGCCTCCTGCCATGACTACTGTCTTCGTCCGAATCGTGCCCGCTTCGGTCACCACGCCGCTGACCCGGCCGGCGCTGAGCTCTACGCCGCGAGCCGCGCAATGCTGGTGCACCGTGCCACCCGCCGCCATGATCGCACGCGCGGCGATGGGCACGGCCTTTGAGGTATCTGCCGTTCCGTCGGTTGGAGAGAAGACGCCGCCTTTCCACTTGCGGCCCGTCGTCTTGCCTCTCTCGCTCGCCTCTTCCGCGCTCAGCATGTGTGTCGTAACGCCGGCGGTCGTGGCGAAATCGCGCCACTTTGCCCAGCCTGCCAGCTCTTTTTCGTCGTTCGACAAATACAGAAGGCCGCAGCGGCGGAAACCCGTATCTTCACCGGTCTCCTGGGCAACTCGTTCCCAGAGATCGAGGCTCTTGGTCGCAATTGGCAGCTCGCGCGCGTCGCGGTTCTGCTGGCGGCACCATCCCCAGTTGCGGCTGGACTGCTCGGCAGCAACACGGCCCTTTTCAAGCAACGCGACCTTAACGCCGCGACGGGCGAGATAGTAGCTCGTGAACACCCCCACCACTCCGCCGCCGATGACGACGACGTCTGCCTCTTGAGGCAGGGTTGGACTGGATTCGATATGCATGAGCGGCGCGCTCATTGGGCGAGGACCTCCCGTGGTTGCGGTATCGTAACGGGGGAAGTGCGGCAGCCCCCGCGGACTTTCGCGATTGGACGGAATATCCTGCGGTTTGCCGCCTTGGACACAGGCTATTATTGCGAGAATACTTGGCTTGCACCGCAGGTCGCAGTGTGGAGACCGAAGCACACCATCCGCAATCGGGGAGGCCACGAGACAAGTAAGCATTGATCCGGCGCGCGTCAGCGGGTCTCGCGATGCAGACTGAAATGCCAAATCGGACTTCGTTTTCAGAAGTTCGTGCTGCCCGGATGCCGCGTTTCGGCGACTCCAGGGTGATTGAAGTCGTCAAAATCGGGAGAACCATTCAAGCTCGATCGAAACCATTCAAGCTCGATCAATAGGTCGATGTCCGAGGAGGCGAACTGCATGAGCCTTGTCCAGGAGCAGACCTTGGTGGAAGCGATAGAGCTGCCGATGCTCTATCGGCTTCCTCGCGGTGGCGGTGGCCAACCTTGCCGGCGCTACGATCTGAGCATCCGCTCTTGCTTATTGCGCAAGCGGGCCTGAATCATGTCCCGGCTTCCAATGAAGGAATGGCAATTTGAGCGGCGAATTGTTGAGCTGTCCAGGGAGCGCGGGGACGCGAGGAGCCGAAGGCCCGGCCCGCATCAGCAAGATCGGACCAGCTTGAAAGGGGAGGATTGCCTTATGGGCTCTGGCATCCAGGCTGTAACCCCCGCCGATGTGGCGCTCTCGGTGCGCGACCTGACCGTAAGTCTGCCGGGAAGAATGGAGCGGGCCTACGCCGTCGAAAACATCTCCTTCGATCTGAAGCGTGGTCAGATCCTGTGTATCATCGGTGAATCTGGATCGGGTAAGTCGGTTACCGCCAATGCGATCATGGGGCTCCTGCCGAAGGTGATCCGTGTCTCTTCGGGTGCGATCCACCTCGATGGAATGAACATCGTCGGCCTCTCGCCCGACAAACTCCGCAGCCTTCGCGGCCGGGTCGTGTCGATGATCTTTCAGGACCCTCTCTCAGCGCTCAACCCACTGATGACCGTGGGTGCGCAGATCGAGGAGGTGATGGCGGCGCACGATGTTGGGACGCCGAAATCCCGTCGCAGCCGAGCCATCGAGCTGTTGAGTGAAGTGGGCCTGCCCGATCCGCAGCTGATGTATCACCAGTACCCATTCCGGCTTTCGGGCGGGCAGCGGCAGCGGGTGATGATCGCCATGGCCCTGGCTCTCGAGCCCGCGATCCTGATTGCGGACGAGCCGACCACCGCGCTGGACGTGACGACCCAGGCGCAGATCCTTCAGTTGATCCGCGACATTCAGCGCCGCAAGGGAATGAGCGTCATGTTCATCACCCATGACTTCGGGGTTGTGGCGGAAATTGCCGATTACGTCGTCGTGATGGAGAAGGGCCATTGCGTGGAGCAGGGCAGCGCCGAGCAGGTCCTGAAGTCACCTAGCCATCTCTATACGCGACGCCTGATCGCGGCCGTGCCGCATCTGACCGGCAAGGACCGTGTTCCGTTGCAAGCCGCGGACCGGTTATCGATCCTTAAGGTTGAATGCCTGGCAAAAACCTATCGCAGCGGCAGCGCGCTGTTCGGCAAGCGGCGCATCGTGCCCGCGGTCAACGGCGTGACGTTCGATCTCACGTCGGGCCGCACGCTGGGCGTTGTCGGGGAAAGCGGTTCGGGCAAATCATCGCTCGGACGGCTGCTGATCAAGCTCATGGCGTGCGATAGCGGTTCGCTTGTGTTCGAGGGCCACGACATCGCTAGGCTTTCCGAAGCCGAGTTTCGGTCGCTGCGGCCAAAAATCCAGATGATCTTCCAGGATCCCTTTGCGTCGCTCAATCCGCGATCAACGGTCGGGCACATCCTCACAGTTGGTCCGGTCGCGCATGGGATGCCCTACAATGAGGCTTGTGAGCGGGCTCGGGAACTCCTGTCCCATGTCGGGCTGGATTCAGGCGCCTTTGACCGCTATCCCCACGAGTTCTCCGGCGGTCAGCGTCAGCGCATTGGCATCGCAAGGGCGCTGATGTTCAAGCCGAAATTGCTGATTGCCGACGAAGCGGTCTCTGCGCTCGACGTGTCGATCCAGGCCCAGATCTTGAAGCTGCTGGACCAGATTCAGCGGGAGACGGGCGTCTCTATGATTTTCATCACCCATGACCTGCGCGTCGCAAGCCAGATCTGCGATGAAATCGCCGTCATGCATCGCGGACAGATCGTCGAGCGCGGACCGCCGTCCCAAATCTTCCTCGAGCCGAAATCCAGCTACACGCGAGAACTGGTGGCAGCGATCCCCGGCGAGCAGCACGGGAGCATGCCTCGAGACGAAGGCCACGTCGGACACCACAAGGGAGGAGAGACGTTATGACCAAGCGTTCTGCGACTTCGAACTACTCGCGGCGCGATGCTCTGCGAATGGTGGCGATCGGCGGAGCTGCCAGCGTCTTCGCGCCAAATCTCTTGGGCAAGCCTGCCCTTGCTCGCACTTCTACAGCAAAGCCGACCGGCCGCGTGATCGTCGGACTCGGTCAAGAGCCAACTGTATTCAATCCGCTGATGGCACACATTGAAGTCGATGATGGCGTGCATTTCTCGGTTTTCGACGCGCTTTTCCGCATCGATCCACAAGGCGTCATTCAGCCCAACCTCGCCGTGGAAGTGCCGAACCAAAAGAACGGCGGCATTTCGGAGGACGGCCTCAAATGGCGTATTCGTTTGCGTGACGATGTCCGTTGGCATGACGGCAAGCCTTTCAGCGCCGAGGATGTGAAGTTCACCCTCGAACTGATCATGAACCCCAACTTCCGGAGTTGGCGCACGGCCGGCCATGCGCTCGTGCGCGACATCACGGTGATCTCGCCCACGGAGATCTCGTGGCGAATGGAAGAGGCCTTTGCGCCATACTTGTCGTTCCTGACCGAAACCTTCATCGTCCCCAAGCACATCCTCGAGAAGGAGGCCAATCCAAGCAACGCCGCCTTCAATCAGGCCCCGGTCGGCACCGGCGCATTCAAGTGGGGCAAGCGGGTCCCGGGCGATCATCTTGAGCTCGTGGCTAACCTCGAATATTTCGGTGAAGGCCCTCACATCGAGAGGCTGGTCTTCAAATACATTCCCGATCTCACCGTCCTCTACACTCAGTTCAAGAGCGGCGATGTGGATCTCGTGGGGCAGCCTTACATCACCCCTGACCATTATCGGGAAGCCAAGACGCTGCCGAACCGCGTTGTGACCCTGGTTCCAAGGGCCTCATTCGAGTCCTTTTACCTGAATCTCGAGCGTCCCCAGTTCAAGGAACTGGCGGTTCGCGAGGCGCTCTACGCGGCGATCGACAAGGAGGCGATCATCCAGGGACTCTATTACGGAGTGCCGGCGCCGACGGAAACCTTCATGCCGAAGCAATCCTTGTACTACAACCCCAACCTGCCGGCACACGAGTATAATCTGGACCGCGCGCGCAAGATCCTCGACAAGGCCGGCTGGGTGCCCGGACGGGATGGCATTCGCGCCAAAGGCGGCGTCCGCCTGTCCTTCGCCAACTCGACCACGTCAGGAGATCCGCTTCGCGAGCAGGCGCAGCAGTTCCTGCAGCAGACATTTGCACAGTTAGGTGTCGAGATGAAGATATCGAACTTGCCTGCCGCCGTGATGTGGGGCGAGTTCTGGCAGCAATCGCAATTCGATTCCGTGATCGTCGGCAGCACGTATCTGATCGGGGCAGACCCGGACGTTACCAATCGCCTGCACTCACGTTCGATCGCCGCAAAGGGCGGGCGTGGTTCGAACAACGCGCAATACGCCAATCCGGAAGTCGATGCCTTGCTCGACAAGGGAGCTCGCACCTTCGATCCGGAAGCGCGGCGCGCGATCTATCATCGCGTACAAGAGCTTGTCCGTCAGGACCTGCCGTTCCTTCCGCTGTACCAGAGCAATTCGGTCCAGGGTCAAAAGAAGGGGATTTCGGGGGTCATGCCAAACGGCAACACGCGCACGGAATCCTGGAACGCGCTGGCTTGGCATTGGGCGAGTTGACGTATCGACGCCCGAGGCCGGCCTAGCCAGGTGCGGCGACCGACTGGCCCTATCAAGGTAAAATGGAGACTCGAATGTCGGGATTCCTGCTCAATCGTCTCTCGCAAAGCATCGTGCTGCTGGTGATCGTCTCGATCATCGGCTTTACGGTTCTCAATCTCATGCCGGGCGGTCCTCTTGCGCAATTCGGGCTTGATCCCGGCATGACCCAGAAGGACGTGGAGCGACTTGCAGAGCAGCTAGGGCTGAACCGGCCGCTATGGATTCAGTACCTCGACTGGGCTTGGCGGTTAATTCAGGGTGACTGGGGACACTCCTTCCGGGACGGCTCTTCGGTGTTGACGGTGATTGGACGGCATCTGTCGGCGACGCTGCTGCTCATGGGGACGTCTACCGCACTTGCGATCGCGATTGGCTCCTGGATTGGCATCCGCGGCGCCACCCACCGCTATTCTCTCTTCGACTATTGCGCGACGGTCGGTGCCATGGTCGCGCTGTCGGTCCCAACCTTCTGGTTCGGCCTCATCGGCATCTACATCTTCACGCTGAAACTCGGTTGGGTTCCTGCAGGCAACATGTACACGATCGGCGACGGCTCGGTGCTGGACTATCTGCATCACCTGATCTTGCCGAGCTTGGTGCTGTCGCTGGTTCATGTCGCGATCTGGAGCCGTTACATGCGCACGGCGACACTCGACGCGCTAAGCCAGGATTTCATCAAGACGGCTCGCGCCAAGGGCGTAAGCGAGCGCCGCATCTTGCTGAAACATGTGGTCGGCAATGCGCTGTTGCCGATGATCACGCTGGCAGGGATGCAACTGCCCAGCATTCTGACCGGCGCATTGGTTACCGAGACGGTCTTTACTTGGCCGGGAATGGGCCGGTTGTTCCTCGATAGCCTCGGTTATAGCGACTATCCGGTCGTAATGGGCCTACTGATATTCTCAGCCATCCTGGTCGTGCTGGGCAATCTGGTCGCAGACATCGTCATCGCTACCGTCGACCCGCGCATCCGCCTGGCCTGAGCCCGCGGACCCACGCCTGTTAACAGGAGGCAGCAGATATGACCGCCATTGCCGTCCATGCAACTCCAACTCGCTGGTGGCACAGCCGCGCGGTGTACCGCTTCATGCGTCATCATCTGGCGCTCGTGGGGATCGCGATGATCACCCTGCTTGTGTTGGCGTGCGCCATCGGTCCCTATGTGTTGCCATACGACTCGCTCCAGATCGATCTGCGCGCCCGCTTTGCTCCACCTCTCAGCGGTAATCACTATTTCGGCACTGACCCGCTTGGGCGTGATTTGGCGGCGCGGCTATTGATGGCCGGGCAGGTCTCGCTGCTGGTGGGATTCTCGGCGATGCTGCTGTCGACGCTGATCGGCACGCTGGTCGGCGTGACGGCGGGCTATCGGGGAGGCTGGGTCGGGGCGGCGCTGATGCGCACGGTGGACGGCTTCCTTTCCTATCCCTCGATCTTCCTCGTCCTGGCCCTGGCCGCAACACTGCGGCCCAGCGCGGTGATGATCACCGTGATCATTGCCGTCACGAGCTGGATGGAGACCGCCAGAATCGTCGAAGCCGAGGTCCGTTCGCTGCGCGAGCGCGAGTTTGTCCAGGCTGCGCGCATGGTGGGGCTGAGCCGCAGGCATATCATGTTCCGCGAGATCCTGCCCAATGCGATGGGCCCAATCATCGTCGCCGCGAGCCTGGCGGTCGCCCGCGCCATTCTTCTGGAAGCCTATATCAGTTTTCTCGGCTACGGAATCCAGCCGCCGATGCCGAGCTGGGGCAACATGCTCAAT includes:
- a CDS encoding Lrp/AsnC family transcriptional regulator — its product is MKLDKIDIRILCELQKNGRISNVELSELINLSPSPCLMRVKRLQTEGFITGYSAQIDVSKLGQTLTVFAEITLKNHRQIDFARFLTTIEKIDSVVECHLVSGGYDYLVKFITAGISEYQAVMERLVEMDIGIDKYFSFVVLKSPIVKSHLPLESIFSS
- a CDS encoding FAD-binding oxidoreductase, with product MSAPLMHIESSPTLPQEADVVVIGGGVVGVFTSYYLARRGVKVALLEKGRVAAEQSSRNWGWCRQQNRDARELPIATKSLDLWERVAQETGEDTGFRRCGLLYLSNDEKELAGWAKWRDFATTAGVTTHMLSAEEASERGKTTGRKWKGGVFSPTDGTADTSKAVPIAARAIMAAGGTVHQHCAARGVELSAGRVSGVVTEAGTIRTKTVVMAGGAWASSFCNQLGIRFPQASVRQSILAVAPGAAGLPDALHTALASLTRRGNGGYTLAISGRARFDPTPQQLRFGREFLPMFARRWRSLAPGAFEGFRQGHETLAKWALDEVTPMELNRILSPRPDMRQIRLTHQRACQLVPKLRDVAISNIWAGYIDSTPDGIPAIGEIESIPGFILAAGFSGHGFGIGPGAGHMIADIITGSAPIVDPRPYRPERLKMSAWGKVSEF
- a CDS encoding ABC transporter ATP-binding protein, with protein sequence MGSGIQAVTPADVALSVRDLTVSLPGRMERAYAVENISFDLKRGQILCIIGESGSGKSVTANAIMGLLPKVIRVSSGAIHLDGMNIVGLSPDKLRSLRGRVVSMIFQDPLSALNPLMTVGAQIEEVMAAHDVGTPKSRRSRAIELLSEVGLPDPQLMYHQYPFRLSGGQRQRVMIAMALALEPAILIADEPTTALDVTTQAQILQLIRDIQRRKGMSVMFITHDFGVVAEIADYVVVMEKGHCVEQGSAEQVLKSPSHLYTRRLIAAVPHLTGKDRVPLQAADRLSILKVECLAKTYRSGSALFGKRRIVPAVNGVTFDLTSGRTLGVVGESGSGKSSLGRLLIKLMACDSGSLVFEGHDIARLSEAEFRSLRPKIQMIFQDPFASLNPRSTVGHILTVGPVAHGMPYNEACERARELLSHVGLDSGAFDRYPHEFSGGQRQRIGIARALMFKPKLLIADEAVSALDVSIQAQILKLLDQIQRETGVSMIFITHDLRVASQICDEIAVMHRGQIVERGPPSQIFLEPKSSYTRELVAAIPGEQHGSMPRDEGHVGHHKGGETL
- a CDS encoding peptide ABC transporter substrate-binding protein, with translation MTKRSATSNYSRRDALRMVAIGGAASVFAPNLLGKPALARTSTAKPTGRVIVGLGQEPTVFNPLMAHIEVDDGVHFSVFDALFRIDPQGVIQPNLAVEVPNQKNGGISEDGLKWRIRLRDDVRWHDGKPFSAEDVKFTLELIMNPNFRSWRTAGHALVRDITVISPTEISWRMEEAFAPYLSFLTETFIVPKHILEKEANPSNAAFNQAPVGTGAFKWGKRVPGDHLELVANLEYFGEGPHIERLVFKYIPDLTVLYTQFKSGDVDLVGQPYITPDHYREAKTLPNRVVTLVPRASFESFYLNLERPQFKELAVREALYAAIDKEAIIQGLYYGVPAPTETFMPKQSLYYNPNLPAHEYNLDRARKILDKAGWVPGRDGIRAKGGVRLSFANSTTSGDPLREQAQQFLQQTFAQLGVEMKISNLPAAVMWGEFWQQSQFDSVIVGSTYLIGADPDVTNRLHSRSIAAKGGRGSNNAQYANPEVDALLDKGARTFDPEARRAIYHRVQELVRQDLPFLPLYQSNSVQGQKKGISGVMPNGNTRTESWNALAWHWAS
- a CDS encoding ABC transporter permease, with the translated sequence MSGFLLNRLSQSIVLLVIVSIIGFTVLNLMPGGPLAQFGLDPGMTQKDVERLAEQLGLNRPLWIQYLDWAWRLIQGDWGHSFRDGSSVLTVIGRHLSATLLLMGTSTALAIAIGSWIGIRGATHRYSLFDYCATVGAMVALSVPTFWFGLIGIYIFTLKLGWVPAGNMYTIGDGSVLDYLHHLILPSLVLSLVHVAIWSRYMRTATLDALSQDFIKTARAKGVSERRILLKHVVGNALLPMITLAGMQLPSILTGALVTETVFTWPGMGRLFLDSLGYSDYPVVMGLLIFSAILVVLGNLVADIVIATVDPRIRLA
- a CDS encoding ABC transporter permease, whose translation is MTAIAVHATPTRWWHSRAVYRFMRHHLALVGIAMITLLVLACAIGPYVLPYDSLQIDLRARFAPPLSGNHYFGTDPLGRDLAARLLMAGQVSLLVGFSAMLLSTLIGTLVGVTAGYRGGWVGAALMRTVDGFLSYPSIFLVLALAATLRPSAVMITVIIAVTSWMETARIVEAEVRSLREREFVQAARMVGLSRRHIMFREILPNAMGPIIVAASLAVARAILLEAYISFLGYGIQPPMPSWGNMLNGAQQYLASAPWLAIIPGAAITIAVTSFNFIGDGLRDALDVRDDHI